The region GTTATTAAACTTGGGGTTTAATGTTAATTAAGTACTTTTTTGAGGGTATAAAAGTACAGACTAACAGACAATAATACATTTTCACAATGCAATAATACAATATTTTCTGACAAAATGTATGAAAAATCGGATAAAATGCATTTTTATTAAAAAATAGCATCCTGATTTAGAGACAAGTATCTTTTAGTACATCACAAAAAAGGCGACCAAAATTGGTCGCCTTTTTTGTAATAAAAATTATATAAAAACTACTTTTTTAAGTCTGTAGTTGTTTTGTTAAGGGCTTTGCTCATTTCCATAGAAATTGCAGAACGGTCAAACTTTAACTTTCCAGACATCGTCTCAATAATACAACTGTTGTCTTTATCATTAAGGTCGGCAATCTTTCCGTGCATACCACTTTTTGTTATTACTTTATCACCACGCTTTAATGCAGAAGCAAATTGTTTTTCTTGTTTAGCGCGTTTCATCTGAGGTGCAATCATAAAGAAATACACTACAGCAAACATGGCTATAATCGGTAAAAATCCGCTAATTCCTTCCATTACTGCGTTACAGGTCCTAAGTTAGTGTTAGCTGCTGGCTTTGGTGCATTAGGATCTGGCTTAATAAAAGCAGTAATCTTAACAGATTCTTTTCCTGTTGCAGTATTTGCAGTAATATTAATCACTTTTGAGGTTTTATTAGCACCTTTTCCGTTAAATTTAACTGTAAATTTATCAGACTCTCCTACTGCTAATGGCTCTCTTGACCAATCTTTTGGTACAGTACATCCACAAGTACTTTTAATATCTGTAATAACTAAAGGTGCTTCTCCAGTGTTAGTGTAAGTAAATACAGTTTCTTGAGGTGTTCCAGAAATTATTTCTCCAAAATCGTGTTCTTTTTTATCAAATGTAATTACTGGTAATTTGTTAGATTTTGCATCTCTCTCTGCAGCTTCTGCTACATTTCCTGAATTAATTTTTGCTGTCGCATCTTCTTTACAAGATGTTAAGCTTATTAAGCAAATTGCGCTTAATAGAATCATTACTTTTTTCATAATACTTATTTTTAGATTTGGTGAAGTCTTTATGTAATGGACTTCTATTGTTTTAAATTTTGGATTGTAAAAATAATAATATTTTTTAACTACATCAATCCTCGACCAACTTTATTTAGTTTGCCTTGTTCTTGGTACTCTTTTAATAGTTTATCTAAAATACCATTAATAAAAATACTACTTTTTGGTGTAGAATATTCTTTGGCTATTTCCAGATATTCATTAATTGTGACTTTGGTTGGTATAGACGGGAAGTTTGTTAACTCGCTAATAGCCATTTTTAGTAATACTAAATCTAAGCTTGCAATACGCTCTGTATCCCAATTATTAGTTTTTCCTGCTATTTCTTCACCTAATTTAGATTGGTTTAGTAATGTTTTTTTAAACAAGTCTATTGCAAACTGTTTGTCTTCTACATCTTTATACAGTTTAGGTGTTAACAGATATGCATTGGAAGTTTCTTTTAATTTACGAAGCAACTTTACAATAGAAGTGTTAACCGTTGGTAAATCATCTAACCATGTTAAGTTTTTATCTTCTATATAGTCATATAACTTATCATTTGGTGCAATAATTTCTTTATATATATCAATTAAAAACTCCTTATCTTCCTTAAAAGTAGATGTCTTAGTTTGCATATAATCTTTATACAATTCACTTGCAACTATCGCTTTGTAAATAATATCTACATACTCATTATCTAACTGCCAATTATTAATTTTATTGGCTTCAAAAGCTGATTGTAACGCTTCGTTGTTAGCAATTAGCTGAAGTACCTGGTTATTTATAAATTTTTTATTTGGATTTTTTTCTTCTGGAGTCGCTAAGTGCTTTTTTTGGATATTTTCTAATTGAACTTTAGATTTTTTATTAATCTCAATAAGTAAGGACATCATCATCAAGTATAAATTATACATATTGTCTATACTGTATAATAAAAACTTCTGATCTTTTGAGAAATCGTCACTTTCTGTACCATTAAATGCATATAATACTTGCATTACTTTAACACGAATATGTCTTCTACTTAGCATACTTACAAAGAACTTTAAATTTCAATTGAGTTTGAAATACTTTTTTTTAATGAATTAAAAAGGCGAAAGTCTTAACTTTCGCCTTGCAAAAATAGTATAATTTATATGATATTTATTGCTGATTTTCTTTTTTTCTAGCTTCAATTCTACTTTTAGCAATATTCAATGCTGCTTGATGTGTAGTAATACCATTAGTATTGGCATTGTTTAAAATTTCTAAAGTAGTATTATAGATATTTTCGGTTTTACGCATAATCTCTTGCTTACCATAATTTTCAAGTTCTGCATAGACATTTATAATTCCACCAGCATTGATTAAAAAGTCTGGTGCATACACAATACCTTTTTGCTGTAATAATTGTCCATGCTTCAGCTCGTCAGCTAACTGATTATTAGCAGCTCCTGCAATAACTTTAGCTTGTATGGTATTAATTGTAGCATCATTGATAGTAGCACCTAAAGCACATGGTGCATAAATATCTACATTTTCGGCATAGATATTTGATCCATTATAAATAGTGGCACCATACTTATTACTAATAGATTCTAAACGCTCCTCGCTGATATCATCAATAATAACTTTTGCTCCATCATTAGTTAAATGCTCTACTAAAGATTCACCTACATGACCAATACCTTGTACAATTACCGTTTTATCCTCTAAAACATCTGTTCCAAATTTGTATTTAGCAGCAGCTTTCATACCCATAAATACACCATATGCAGTAATTGGTGACGGATTACCTGCTCCACCTTTAGCTTCAGAAATACCTGTAACGTAAGGTGTAACATCTCTTACTAAATCCATATCTGCAGTTTCCATACCAACATCTTCAGCAGTAATGTATTTTCCGCTTAAACTGTGTACAAATTCCCCAAAACGCTTCATTAACTCTGGAGTTTTCTGTGTTTTAGCATCACCTATAATAACTGCTTTTCCTCCACCTAGATTTAAACCAGTAATAGCAGATTTAAAGGTCATACCTCTTGATAAACGCAGAACATCGTTTAGTGCTTCCCACTCGTTAGCATATTGCCACATTCTAGTTCCTCCTAATGCAGGTCCTAAAACCGTATTATGTATTCCAATTATTGCTTTTAATCCTGTATCTTTGTCATTGCAAAAAACGACTTGTTCGTGATTGTCAAATGATAATTGCCCAAAAACAGGATCTGCTTTTGATAATTGATTAGTGTTAATTAATTCTGAAACCATTTAATAAACATTTAATTAATGTATAAATATTATGTTATTTATAAAATAAGCACGCAAAATTAATTCATAATTAATATTAAAACAATTATTAGCATTCAAAATTGCGAAATTGTTAAAAACTTTCGAAACCACCATTTATATTAAATGAAAGAATTACAGCATCTAAACAAATACTTTTATAAATATAGAGTCCAAATTATAATAGGTATCTTAATTACCATTGGCTCTAAATTGTTTACCGTTTTTGTACCAAAATTTATAGGGTCAATTATAGATGTTGTTAATAACCAGCTACTTCAACCTGACATTGACGAAACGGTTTACAAAGCAGAATTATTAAAATTTATTTTGCTTCTACTTGGATCTGCTGTACTCTCAGGAATTTTAACCTTTTGGATGCGTCAAACCATTATTAACGTGTCACGTTATATTGAGTTTGATTTAAAAAATGAGATTTATCAACAATACCAAAAACTGTCCTTAAATTTTTACAAAAAGAACAGAACTGGCGATTTAATGAATCGTATTAGCGAAGATGTTGGTAAAGTCCGTATGTACGCTGGTCCAGCTATTATGTATAGCATCAATACACTAACACTATTTGCTGTAGCATTGGTATTTATGTTTAGACAAGCACCAATGTTAACCTTATACACTATTATACCATTACCCATTTTATCTGTGATTATCTATAAAATAAGTTCTGAAATCCACAAACGCAGCACCATAGTTCAACAATATTTATCTAAACTATCTACATTCTCTCAAGAGACGTTTAGCGGAATTTCAGTAATAAAAGCTTACGGAATAGAACCCGAAACCTTTACTAATTTTGACGAATTATCTGAAACAAGTAAAGACAAGCAACTAAACTTAGTACGTATTCAAGCCTTATTTTTTCCGATGATGATTTTATTAATTGGATTAAGTAATGTGTTAGTTATATACATTGGAGGAAAACAATATATGAATGGCGAAATAAGTTTAGGTACCATTTCGGAATTTATTATGTATGTTAACTTATTGACTTGGCCAGTTGCAACAGTTGGTTGGGTAACTTCTATTGTACAAGAAGCAGAAGCCTCTCAAAAACGAATCAATGAGTTTTTAAAAACCAAGCCAGAAATACAAAATAATAGTAACGAACTGTCTGACATCAAAGGTGATATAGAGTTTAAAAATGTATCATTTACTTATGACGACACTAATATACAGGCACTAAAAGAAATTAGTTTTAAGGTGAATTCTGGCGAAACCTTAGCAATTATAGGAAAAACTGGCTCTGGAAAATCTACAGTTTTAGATTTAGTGGGACGTTTATACGATGTGGACACAGGTGAAATACGTATCGATAACCAACCTATCGAATCCCTAAACTTATACAGCCTACGTGATGCAACTGGATACGTTCCACAAGATGCTTTTTTGTTTAGTGATACCATTAATAACAATATAAAATTTGGTAAAGAAAATGCTACTGATATCGAAGTTATTGAAGCAGCCAAACTAGCACAAGTACATAAAAATATTATTAAATTTAATAACAAATACGATACTGTTTTAGGTGAACGTGGAATCACACTTTCAGGTGGTCAAAAACAACGTGTTTCTATAGCCAGAGCTATTATTAAAAAGCCTCAAATCATGTTATTTGATGACTGCTTATCTGCAGTAGATACTGAAACAGAAGAAAAGATTTTAAATAATCTAAAAACTATTACCGAAGGTAAAACAACTATAATTGTTAGTCACAGAATATCTTCTGCTAAAAATGCAGACCAAATTATAGTATTGGATGATGGACACATTGTACAATCAGGTACGCATGAAGAGCTTATAAATATTGACGGTTACTATAAAGAGCTATATTTAAAAACGACCAAATAAAAAGAATTGTTCTAAAATGTTGTGTCATTCAACTTTTTTTTTGATTTTTGAGATTAAGAATTAACTAACAAATAAATTCAAATTATGCGCAATAACGAGATGATGGAGAAGGAAGAAATTTTTTCGAAAGTATTAAGAGCAGGACGACGTACTTACTTTTTTGATGTAAGAGCTACTAAAGCAGATGATTATTACTTAACTATCACGGAAAGTAAAAAGTTTACTAATGATGATGGATCGTTTCATTACAAAAAACATAAAATCTATTTATACAAAGAAGATTTTAATGAATTTAATGATATTTTAAAAGAAATGACGGATTACATCATTACTGAAAAAGGAGATGAAGTAATTAGCGAGCGTCACCAAAAGGACTTTAAAAAAGAATACGATACACCAAAAGCAGAATCAACTGAAGATACTGCAAGTACAGAGTCTACTGATGCATCAAGTGCTGAAAGCAGATTTACTGATGTAGATTTTGATGATATTTAAAAAAATACAATTATAGTTTTATTACTAAAGGTCAATTTTAATAAAAATTGACCTTTTTTTATGACTTTATGTAAACTAGCATTAATAGTATTATAATGCTAAACCCAATACTTGCTATTATTAGCCCAAACGCATAAAATAATATTACACATAAAACCAAAACCCATAAAGGAACCAAAGTTAAACAGATCGCAAATCTAAAGGTCGATAAAAACTCTTCTTCATCAACTTTAGGTTTGACTAAGGTCCTCCAAATAATAACTGGAACACATAATATAAGATACACCAAGGGTTGTAATAATATTTTGATAAAGGAAGCCTTATTAGGCTTAGACACACAGTTTTCAAACCCATTATCAATGCAAGCATTAACTTGCTCTGGATTAGTAAAATCAACATTTAAATCTTGTAACTGTTGTAATGTGGCTTCATAATTAGTCTCAGGAATTTGAGTGGTCAATTTACTCATTGCCTCAAAAACATCTTGTTTTAATAGATTAGTAGCTTCGACTGTACTTAAATTATTATACGATGAAGATAAGATTGGCTGTCCAAAGTAAATAGACACACGACTACCTTTTTCTTTTATATTTTCATAATTAAACCCAACTGGAATAAGGTAAATAGTTTGATCGGGAAACTTTTCAGCAAACTCTAAAATAATTCTAGTAAACCCTTTACTTAAAGGTCTAACGCGTCTAACTAAATTATGGCTACCTTCAGGAAAAATAGTAATTGCGTTATTATTGCTTAGCAATTGAACACTTTTATTAAAAATTAAATTATTTTTAGTTATAGTGCTCCAACCATCTCTAACACGATAAACCGGAAGCATATTTAAGCTTTTTAATAAGCGACTTACTAATGGTTTTTTAAATACTGCAGCTCTGGTTAAGTAATAACAAAATCGTCCAGATTGGGTTGCAATTAATAAAGGGTCTAATAAAGCATTTTGATGATTACCTAAGAATAAAACAGGTTGTGTTTTAGGTATGTTGGTTTTTCCTTTTATGATGATTTTTTTATAATAAAAAAACATTCCTATTTGGATGTATAATCGTACACTATGTAACCATAAAGACTTCAAAATAAATACTAATTTTTATTAGTTTTAGACCAGAAAAACGCCAATATCAATCCAGATACAATATGCCAAATTCCCCAAAAGGCAACTAAAACAGCCATTCCACCCAAGCCATTAAAAAAAGTAAACACTAGCAACAGACCTAAACCAGAATTTTGAATTCCAGTTTCTATACTTAACGTTTTTTGATTTTTAAAAGATAGTCTAAATAGTTTAGCTATACCAAAACCTAGTAGTAAAGCTAAAATATTATGACCAATACCTATTGCTAACACATGATGTATAAAACCTATAAACACCTCTAAATTTTTAGAAAACGCAATAACAACAATACTAATAAAAATCAAGATAGATATTGGTTTTAAAATAGTGGAGAGCTTAACTGCTAGTTTAGGCTTATAATTATTGAATAGCATACCTAATAGTAACGGAATACCAAGAATTAAAATCATAATCTTAAAAATATCCATAGGATGCAGTGTTACAGCTTTTAAAATAGTAGCTGTAGGTTGATAAAAGTTTCCATACAACTGAAAATTAAATGGTGTAAAAAACAAAGCTAAAGCAGATGCAAAAGCTGTTAAACTTACAGATAATGCGGTGTTACCTTTGGACAAATGAGTCATAAAATTACTAATGTTTCCACCAGGACAAGCTGCTACCATAAACATACCTAAAGCTATACTTGGTACAGGATTAATTAATATTACAAGAAAAAAGGTTACTAATGGTAATACTATAAACTGAGATAATAACCCAATAAGGATAGGTTTAGGTTGCTTAAATAGCTGTTTAAAATCTTTAATATTAATACCTAAAGCCACGCCAAACATTACAATTGCCAATGCTATATTAAGCATAAACAATCCGTTAGCATCAAATTGGACTTGTGCTTGATTAACGTCTAGCATAAATTAAGATACGACTGTTCCATTAGGCACTTTATTTTCTGGATTAAGTAAAATAACATCTTTATTATTAACTGCTCCAAGCACTAAGCACTCACTCATAAATGTAGCAATTTGCTTTTTAGGAAAGTTTACTACAGCTATTATCTGTTTATTTAGCAAGTCATCTTTTGTATATAAAGCAGTAATTTGTGCGCTACTTTTTTTAATGCCTAAATCTCCAAAATCTATAGTTAGTTGATACGCTGGGTTTTTAGCTTCAGGAAAATCGATAACCTCAACAATAGTCCCTACTCGTAAATCTACTTTAGTAAAATCGTCAAATTGAATGGTATGACTCATAGAATTAGTTAGTTATTAGTATGCAATTTAATGTTTTATATTGAAACCAATAAAATGAATATTTAGATGACACTATGAATCAAGCTCAAAACCATTTAGCGAGACCAACACATCGTAAATATTTAATAACAAAAAAAGCTTCTCTAAAAAAAGAAGCTTTTTGCTTTTGGGTGGAAGACCGGGTTCGAACCGGCGACTTTCGGTACCACAAACCGACGCTCTAACCAGCTGAGCTACAACCACCATTTGTGTGCATTAAATAATGCGTGTGCAAAGGTAAATTATTTAGTAGTTATTGCAAACGTTTTTATTAAAATTTTTATTTTAAATCAAATAAACTATCTACTGCAACGTAACGCTCTACAGTAAAGCCTTCTGCATAATCTACGTGTATTAATCGTCCTAAATCTCTTGCTCTGTAAGTCACACTATCTGTAAAATTTTTACTTGATATAGGTGTTTCTGGCTCTTTGCTACTAGGATCAAAAAATTGAGTTTTATAGGCTAACACGCTTTTTAATTTTACATCCATAAAATCTGATACATCAACCACAACATCTGGAGTTATATTTTTCCATTGAATATAATGATAGACTTGTTTTGGTCGATATTGCTTTTGTTGCTGACCATTATATGTGGTTTCAATTTTAATTAATCCACTTAAAAAACATGCATCACTAATAAGCTTACTGCCTTTACTATGATCTATATGTCTGTCGTCAATAGCATTACACAACACTATTTCTGGTTGATACTTGCGTATCATTTTAATAACTTCTAATTGATGTTGCTTGTCATTTACAAAAAAACCATCTGCAAATCCAAGGTTTTCTCTATGTGAAACTCCTAAAATATTTTTAGCGTCTTCAGCTTCAGATTGTCGTGTAATGTCTGTTCCACGAGTACCCAATTCTCCTTTAGTTAAATCTACAATCGCTACAGTTTTTCCGTTAGCAATTTCTTTAGCTATTGTAGCTCCTGCTCCTAACTCGACATCATCAGGATGTGCACCAAATGCTAGTATATCTACTTTCATATATTATTTATTATTCCAATCTTGTTGTTCTTCTTTGTTTAAAAACGTCCAAGCTACTATCCTACTCTTTTTATTTCCAATATTCATTCCAATAGTTAATACAGCTGTTGCGCCTAATTTTTTTAGAGATTGATTTATAGTTTTTACATTATCCTTGTTAGACACTAAACTAGTGTACCAAAAGCTATCTGTTTTTTTTAATGAGCTTTCATATAAATACGTATGTAAAAAAGCCTTCTCACCTCCTTTATACCAAAGCTCGTGTGCTTGACCAGCAAAGTTGCGTACCATCTCATCTGTAGGTTGTCCTAATCCTTTTAACTTTCGTTTTGTTGCTGCTAGTGCATCTGCTTCATTTTTAAAAAAAGGTGGATTACACATGGTAACTGTAACTTTATCTTTTTTGGTTAAAACACCTTCCAGAACATGAGACGTGTCATTTTGATGTCTTAATGTTATCTTTTCTTGCAGATTATTTTGATTGATAATATTTTGTGCAATTGCCAATGCCTCTTTATTACTGTCAACTCCAATAAAATTCCATCCATATTCTGAAGTACCTAACAAAGGATAAATGCAATTGGCTCCTGTACCAATATCCATAACTATGACGTTTTCATTAATTTTAGAACGCTCTAGCAAATCTGCTATATGATGGATATAATCTACGCGACCAGGAATTGGAGGACATAAAAAATGATCTGGAAACTCCCAATAATTGATATTATAGTGCTCTTTTAACAACGCTGTATTTAAAGCTTTTACTGCTTTAGGGTTAGCAAAGTCTATAGTCTTTTTGTTGGTAGCATTAGTAAAAATATAAGGTTGTAAGTTTGGATAGACTATGACCAATTGATCAAAATTATAATTATCTGTGTGCTTATTTTTTTTGTGCATTGTATTGTAATTATAGATTTTGAATGGCTTGTAAAATATCTGTTTTTAAATCTTTAACGTCTTCTATTCCAACTGAAAATCTGATTAATCCATCAGTAATTCCAACCGCTTCGCGTTGTTCTTGAGTTAATAATGAATGAGACGTTTGTGCAGGTGATAGCATTGTACTTTCAATACCTGCTAAACTCATTGACGATTTTATTAAATGTAATTGCTTCATAAATTGATTAGAATCTATCGAGTCTAATAATTCAAAGGATAACATAGCTCCAAACCCTTTCATTTGTGAGGCTGCTAATTGATGCTCTGGATGCGACTTTAGTCCTGGATAGTAAACCTGTTTAACAAATGCTTGCTTATTTAACCATTTAGCTAACTTCATAGCGTTTTTGGTTTGTGCTTTAACACGTAAACCCATGGTTTTCATACTACGCTCTAACATCCAGACTGTAAAATCGCTTAAACTTCCTCCATAGTTTTTAGACACATTCCATATTTTATCCATATGACTTTTACTTCCAGCAACAGCTCCTGCACAAATATCACTATGACCTCCAAAATACTTAGTTGCAGAATGCATGATTAAATCTATACCAAAATCTGCTGGATTTTGGTTAACAGGACTAGCAAATGTATTATCAATACTTGTCACAATGTTTCTTTGCTTAGCTAAGGTAGCAATAGCTTTAATATCTGTGATAGTTAGTAACGGATTTGATGGTGTTTCTATATGTATCAACTTGGTGTTGGGCTGGATTGCTGCCTCAAAATCTTCAACTTTATATCCATTGGTAAACGTAAATTTTATATTGAGTTTAGGAAATTCTTCTCTAATAAAATTAGTTGTACCACCATACAAGGTATTTTGTACAACAATATGATCACCCGATTTTAAAAAAGCTAAAAACATATGGCTAATAGCAGCCATTCCGGAACCAAAAATCATAGCAGTATCTGTATGCTCTAAAGCTGCAATCTTTTTAGCTAAGTATTCTTGATTTGGTGTATTAAAATAACGAGGATAACGTTTGACATCTACATCCATAAACTCATAAGATGACGATAAATAAATAGGTGAAATTGCACCTTTAAACTGGTTGTCAGGTACTTCTCCTACGTGCGTACATACAGTATTTAGACCAACGTTTTTAGATTTCATTTTTAGACAGTGATTTAAAAGTTCTAAATTACTAATTAAAAAGATGAATATTAAATTGTAATGACATTAAAACTGACTGATTACATGTTTTAACGTGTCTTTAACGGAGTTTTCAGGATTAATTTTGTATACTATTAACATGATAGCACAAGATAAAGAAACACACGAAGACATTTTAAAACAATCTATTAACCATTTAGAATTTTTAGGTTACGAAAACATTAAAGCAGATCTAGAAGGTTATGAGCAACCTAAAGCATTTGTAAAAAAAGAAAATGATTTGGTCATGACTCCAGATATTACAGCTTATAAACGTACCAAAAAATATTTTTTTGAATTAGGTATCAAAAGCGAAAAACCAAAGCTACTAAAAACCAAATGGCGACTATTAGATGTTGTAACTAGAATGAAAGATCAGCGATTTAAAATTATTACAACTAGAGGTCATTATAGTTTTACCAATAAAATATTAAATGATTTGAATCTGGATAAAACTTTGATTAAAATCTAAACAAAATAAAAAAACAGCTTCCGCTGTTTTTTTTATTTCTCTTTATTTTTTTTATTAATAATAGCTCTTAGCTTTTCCTTTCTTAGAGCTTCTTCCTTTTTCTTCTTATTGATTTTTCTAGCCATTAAATTGGAGTGCTTTGCCTTGTTTTTTGTATTTTTTTGACCTTTAGGTTTAGGCATTTCTATTTTTTTGAAGCTTTTAACAAAGCGTTTTGCTCTTCCATTAAATCAGATAATTTTGCTAAAAGCTCGATATCTTTTGGTGTTTTTACCGTTTTATTTTTTACATCTTGAGATTTATCCCGCAATTTATTCATGGCTTTTACCACTAAAAAAACCGTTAACCCTACGATTAAAAAGTCTAACACAACTTCAAACAGTTCTCCATAATATATTGCAACTTCTTCTGTTGTAGTTTTACCTTTACTATTTAAAACCTCTTCTCTTAATATGTAGCGTTTATTTTGAAAGTTTAAGCCATCAGTCATTAACGATAATGGTGGTAAAAACACTTTTTTTACTAATACATCTATCACTTTATTAAAGGATGCACCTATTATAATACCAATAGCCATATCCATCATATTGCCTTTAACAGCAAATTCTTTGAATTCTTTTAGAAATTTCATTAAAAAATAAATTTGATTAGGAAACTCACCGAGCTGAGTTAGTTATTGATTACGAGTTTTATTATAGGCTCTTACCATAACCAAAGCC is a window of Olleya sp. YS DNA encoding:
- the yajC gene encoding preprotein translocase subunit YajC → MEGISGFLPIIAMFAVVYFFMIAPQMKRAKQEKQFASALKRGDKVITKSGMHGKIADLNDKDNSCIIETMSGKLKFDRSAISMEMSKALNKTTTDLKK
- a CDS encoding DUF1573 domain-containing protein is translated as MKKVMILLSAICLISLTSCKEDATAKINSGNVAEAAERDAKSNKLPVITFDKKEHDFGEIISGTPQETVFTYTNTGEAPLVITDIKSTCGCTVPKDWSREPLAVGESDKFTVKFNGKGANKTSKVINITANTATGKESVKITAFIKPDPNAPKPAANTNLGPVTQ
- the nusB gene encoding transcription antitermination factor NusB, whose amino-acid sequence is MLSRRHIRVKVMQVLYAFNGTESDDFSKDQKFLLYSIDNMYNLYLMMMSLLIEINKKSKVQLENIQKKHLATPEEKNPNKKFINNQVLQLIANNEALQSAFEANKINNWQLDNEYVDIIYKAIVASELYKDYMQTKTSTFKEDKEFLIDIYKEIIAPNDKLYDYIEDKNLTWLDDLPTVNTSIVKLLRKLKETSNAYLLTPKLYKDVEDKQFAIDLFKKTLLNQSKLGEEIAGKTNNWDTERIASLDLVLLKMAISELTNFPSIPTKVTINEYLEIAKEYSTPKSSIFINGILDKLLKEYQEQGKLNKVGRGLM
- a CDS encoding Glu/Leu/Phe/Val dehydrogenase, with product MVSELINTNQLSKADPVFGQLSFDNHEQVVFCNDKDTGLKAIIGIHNTVLGPALGGTRMWQYANEWEALNDVLRLSRGMTFKSAITGLNLGGGKAVIIGDAKTQKTPELMKRFGEFVHSLSGKYITAEDVGMETADMDLVRDVTPYVTGISEAKGGAGNPSPITAYGVFMGMKAAAKYKFGTDVLEDKTVIVQGIGHVGESLVEHLTNDGAKVIIDDISEERLESISNKYGATIYNGSNIYAENVDIYAPCALGATINDATINTIQAKVIAGAANNQLADELKHGQLLQQKGIVYAPDFLINAGGIINVYAELENYGKQEIMRKTENIYNTTLEILNNANTNGITTHQAALNIAKSRIEARKKENQQ
- a CDS encoding ABC transporter ATP-binding protein, whose product is MKELQHLNKYFYKYRVQIIIGILITIGSKLFTVFVPKFIGSIIDVVNNQLLQPDIDETVYKAELLKFILLLLGSAVLSGILTFWMRQTIINVSRYIEFDLKNEIYQQYQKLSLNFYKKNRTGDLMNRISEDVGKVRMYAGPAIMYSINTLTLFAVALVFMFRQAPMLTLYTIIPLPILSVIIYKISSEIHKRSTIVQQYLSKLSTFSQETFSGISVIKAYGIEPETFTNFDELSETSKDKQLNLVRIQALFFPMMILLIGLSNVLVIYIGGKQYMNGEISLGTISEFIMYVNLLTWPVATVGWVTSIVQEAEASQKRINEFLKTKPEIQNNSNELSDIKGDIEFKNVSFTYDDTNIQALKEISFKVNSGETLAIIGKTGSGKSTVLDLVGRLYDVDTGEIRIDNQPIESLNLYSLRDATGYVPQDAFLFSDTINNNIKFGKENATDIEVIEAAKLAQVHKNIIKFNNKYDTVLGERGITLSGGQKQRVSIARAIIKKPQIMLFDDCLSAVDTETEEKILNNLKTITEGKTTIIVSHRISSAKNADQIIVLDDGHIVQSGTHEELINIDGYYKELYLKTTK
- a CDS encoding PUR family DNA/RNA-binding protein, translated to MRNNEMMEKEEIFSKVLRAGRRTYFFDVRATKADDYYLTITESKKFTNDDGSFHYKKHKIYLYKEDFNEFNDILKEMTDYIITEKGDEVISERHQKDFKKEYDTPKAESTEDTASTESTDASSAESRFTDVDFDDI
- a CDS encoding 1-acyl-sn-glycerol-3-phosphate acyltransferase, which codes for MKSLWLHSVRLYIQIGMFFYYKKIIIKGKTNIPKTQPVLFLGNHQNALLDPLLIATQSGRFCYYLTRAAVFKKPLVSRLLKSLNMLPVYRVRDGWSTITKNNLIFNKSVQLLSNNNAITIFPEGSHNLVRRVRPLSKGFTRIILEFAEKFPDQTIYLIPVGFNYENIKEKGSRVSIYFGQPILSSSYNNLSTVEATNLLKQDVFEAMSKLTTQIPETNYEATLQQLQDLNVDFTNPEQVNACIDNGFENCVSKPNKASFIKILLQPLVYLILCVPVIIWRTLVKPKVDEEEFLSTFRFAICLTLVPLWVLVLCVILFYAFGLIIASIGFSIIILLMLVYIKS
- a CDS encoding bile acid:sodium symporter family protein, which gives rise to MLDVNQAQVQFDANGLFMLNIALAIVMFGVALGINIKDFKQLFKQPKPILIGLLSQFIVLPLVTFFLVILINPVPSIALGMFMVAACPGGNISNFMTHLSKGNTALSVSLTAFASALALFFTPFNFQLYGNFYQPTATILKAVTLHPMDIFKIMILILGIPLLLGMLFNNYKPKLAVKLSTILKPISILIFISIVVIAFSKNLEVFIGFIHHVLAIGIGHNILALLLGFGIAKLFRLSFKNQKTLSIETGIQNSGLGLLLVFTFFNGLGGMAVLVAFWGIWHIVSGLILAFFWSKTNKN
- a CDS encoding tRNA-binding protein; the encoded protein is MSHTIQFDDFTKVDLRVGTIVEVIDFPEAKNPAYQLTIDFGDLGIKKSSAQITALYTKDDLLNKQIIAVVNFPKKQIATFMSECLVLGAVNNKDVILLNPENKVPNGTVVS
- the bshB1 gene encoding bacillithiol biosynthesis deacetylase BshB1 codes for the protein MKVDILAFGAHPDDVELGAGATIAKEIANGKTVAIVDLTKGELGTRGTDITRQSEAEDAKNILGVSHRENLGFADGFFVNDKQHQLEVIKMIRKYQPEIVLCNAIDDRHIDHSKGSKLISDACFLSGLIKIETTYNGQQQKQYRPKQVYHYIQWKNITPDVVVDVSDFMDVKLKSVLAYKTQFFDPSSKEPETPISSKNFTDSVTYRARDLGRLIHVDYAEGFTVERYVAVDSLFDLK
- the rlmF gene encoding 23S rRNA (adenine(1618)-N(6))-methyltransferase RlmF, which codes for MHKKNKHTDNYNFDQLVIVYPNLQPYIFTNATNKKTIDFANPKAVKALNTALLKEHYNINYWEFPDHFLCPPIPGRVDYIHHIADLLERSKINENVIVMDIGTGANCIYPLLGTSEYGWNFIGVDSNKEALAIAQNIINQNNLQEKITLRHQNDTSHVLEGVLTKKDKVTVTMCNPPFFKNEADALAATKRKLKGLGQPTDEMVRNFAGQAHELWYKGGEKAFLHTYLYESSLKKTDSFWYTSLVSNKDNVKTINQSLKKLGATAVLTIGMNIGNKKSRIVAWTFLNKEEQQDWNNK